AACGTTACCTGATCTTATGGACAAACATAAATATATTATCGCCCAAATTCCCGTTTTATTTAAAGAACTTAAGCCTTTTGCGGGCTGAATATCCAAAAATTCACATTTGTGTGGTTAATATTAGCCATGGCTCCATCTATTTGATCCCTTATCTAATCCCTTAGTTGGCACAAATCTGTCTCTTTCCCTGCAATAAGCTTCAAAATAAAGGAATTGTTTGTAGCTTATTACCGGAATTCTGTAATGTGTGGACTGGCCCGGAAGTTGGGTCCTTATAAATAGAAACGATGTTTATTCAAGATTTTTATTTTTAAGGGCACGAAATGAGAACTAAGAAACAGATATCGATGAAAGAGTATATGAGTTTACAGGTGAGATTCATTTTATACAAGTCACAGGCCAACAAGATGGATAATCTTACAGCTGCCGAAATCTACGCTCCTCTCTTAGCACAGAAAATAAGAAGCAAATACGAAGTTACCTTCTAGATCTGTTAAAAAAGTTTATAAAATAGCCTGAATATCCCGGATTTCCAGGCTTTGCAATTCTGATGCTTAAGGCTTCAAACGATTAATTCCCTGAAAGCCCTGCTTTTACCCGCCCGGAAGAACAATTTCCTTGTTATATTTGCACTTCACTTTTGACCGGGGAATTATGAAAATTTTATATAAATCAGGGGCTGCAATTGCTCTTTCAACCTTTTTAATCCTTAGTTCTTTCCCTTCCGTTATTTTTTCGCAGGAGCCGGAGGATACAGTTATTACAGAAAACGTCTATGTAACGGCTAAGAAAATAACTGAACTTACAGTAGAGTCCTCAAAAAATATAACCGTAATTTCCAGGGAGGATATTCAGAATGCTCCTGCCGGGAGCCTGCAGGACATACTCGGGTATTTTGCAGGGGTGGATGTTAAAAAACGCGGGCCTTCGGGCGTACAGGCCGACCTCAGTATCCGCGGGGGATCGTTTGAACAGATCCTTATTCTTGTTGACGGGGTCAGGCTGAGCGATCCGCAGACGGGACATAATAACCTGAACCTGCCCGTTAACCTGGAGGACGTGGAAAAAATTGAAATCCTCAAAGGCCAGGCTTCAAGCATCTACGGGCCAAATGCACTCTCGGGCGCAATTAACATAATCACCAGAAAAACAAAGGGAAATGAACTCCTCCTGAACGCCTCGGCAGGGGAGAAAGGGTACTATAAAGGCGGCTTGTCTTTCTCCTATGCACCCGGAGAGTTTTCAAATAAAGTTTCACTGTCCAAGGAAAAGTCAGACGGCTACAGATACAATACAGCCGTCGACGTCTTAACTGTGGCCCTTAATTCGGCAATTCAGTTTAATTCCGGAAGCGGAAAGTTTTCTTTGGGCCTAACCGACAAGAAGTTTGGTGCAAACGGATTTTATTCCGACAAGTATCCCAATCAGTGGGAACACTTAAAAACCGTGTTTTCATCACTCGGCCTGAATTATGCGCTTAAGGGCGTTTCAATTTCTCCAAAGTTCTACTGGAGGAGTAACAGGGATAATTACCTTCTTGACTACACCAGGCCTGACTTCTATAACAATCTGCACAAAACAAATTCCTATGGCGCTGAAATTCAGAGCTCCTGGTCAAAGGGCATTATGCGCATCCTGCTTGGAGGCGAGATGGGTTATGATGATATCGTTAGCTCAAACCTTGGAAACCATAACAGAAGAAAAGGAGGCCTTTCACTCTCGGCAGTCTTAAGTCCGGTGGAAAACCTAAAGATTGCTGCCGGCGGATTTCTATATAATTACGACAGCTTCGGCTGGAAGTACTGGCCCGGTGTGGACCTCAGTTACCATTTTACAGAGAATGTCGGTATTAAAGCCTCGATCGGGAAATCATTCCGCATCCCAACATTTACCGAGCTTTATTATAACAGCCCTGCTCAGACGGGTAATGCGGTGCTTCAGCCCGAAGAAGCTTTGTCTTATGAAGCAGGTCTTTATTTCACAGGCTATGATATCTCCGGAAATGTGTGCCTGTTTACCCGGAAGGGGAATAACCTGATCGACTGGATAAGATATTCTCCGGAAAAACCCTGGCAGGCAGAAAATATAACTAAGATAAATACCAGCGGAATTGACGCTAACATTTCCATTAATCCCGCCTTAATCAAAATGGGCCTGATCATTAAAAAGCTGACACTGGGATACTCATATCTGACTTCAGATCTGAAGCTGGGTAACTACCAGTCGAAATATATTCTGGATCATCTGAGGCACCAGTTTGTGGCCTCAGTAATGCACGTGCTCCCTTTGGGATTAGAAATGAACTGGGCCTTCAGATATGAGAACAGGCTTAACCAGGATGAGTACTTTATTACGGATGCAAAACTTTCCTGTGGAATCCGTGAGCATGAACTATTCCTGGAGGCTTCAAATCTATTCAACAAGTATTATATGGATTTTAGCGGAATCCCGATGCCGGGGCGCTGGATAATTGGAGGCGTTAAATTCAAATTGGACCTGAATTAACGCCTTAAAACACTTCGGCATTTATTCAACTTCGGCAGACGGCAGCTTCAGGCGGCTTTGCATTACGCGGTCGTATAAAATGGCCAGCAGCCCTAAAACAGAAAAAATCGTCATAAATGCTGCCATCGGCAGGGCGGTCCCGGTATGGAAGAGGCTTACGAAGGCCGAGGCCGCAGCGCCGAAGACCATCTGCATGCTGCCCAGCATGGCCGAGGCTGTGCCGGCATTTTTCTTAAATGGCTCAAGTGCAAGTGCGGTAGTGTTTGGATTTAAGAACCCGAGCCAGAACAGGTAGAAAAATATCAGTAGCATTATTACCAGGTAATAAACATTCATCAAAACACAAACTGCCAGAATAATTGAAACCGCAAACTGAATTACTATTGTAACTATTGTAACCTGGCGGCTCGTTCTTCTTGAAAGCCAGAGGCGGTTGAACTGGCTTGCAGAGACAAGCGCAAGTGCATTTACGCCGTATATCCAGCCGAAATAAGCTTCCGGGATTCCAAAGAGCTGTATAAAAACAAATGAGGAATCCGATATATAACTGAAAAGTGCCGCTGTGGCAGCCCCGCTTGCAACTGCGTAAACTAGAAATGTCCTGTTCCGGAAGAGTGAGAAATATCCCTGTACTAACTTCAACGGGTGAAACGACACGGTTGGATCGGCTTCTTTTGTTTCGGGCAGATATTTACTGATAACAAAAGTCATGGTGGCAGAAACAATGAGAAGAAGAAGGAATATATAGCGCCATCCCGCTGAGGCAACAATAAAGCCCCCCAGTATCGGCGCCAGAATGGGCGCTACACCCATTACAAGCATCATCATTGAGAATACCTTTGCAGTCTCGTGCGGCGAGAACAGGTCCCTTACAACTGCACGTGAGGCCACCATGCCAACGCAGCCCCCGATTGCAAGTAAAAACCTGAATGCAATTAGTAAATAGATCGAAGGCGCAAAGGCGCATCCAATGGCTGAAGCCATATAGATAAAAAGTCCCGCAAGCAGTGGCTTTTTGCGTCCAAAGCGGTCTAATATGGGGCCGTAGAAAAGCTGGCCCAGGGAAATTCCGATAAAGTAGCTTGTAAGTGAAAGTGTGACGTGTTCAATGTCTGTTGCAAGATCCTTTGCTATTGACGGGAAGCCCGGAATATAAGCATCAATAGAAAAAGGGCCGATTGCAGTCAAAAATCCCAGTACATATATTATTCTTAAGTGCGCTTTATTTTCCATTTAACCTTTTATTGCCGATAAAATCTAAACTTATAATATAGCTCCATTCCATCCCAAAAATCCACATTGAAGAATTTTATAAATTTTAAGAGGCATACTTAAGCATTCAGGTGTAATGGATCAGTAATTGGACATCGGCAGCTTGAAGAAATTACTAAGTCCCAGGGATGCGGCCCCTACTGCAACCGAGAACTGCCGGTTTCTGCCAGCAACAATTTTAAGCGCGTTGCTCGTAACGGCAAGAACATTCATCTGAATGGCGTTTTCAATCGGGTTAATGATTATCTCTCCCAGTTCGGCTATGGTACCCGTAATTATGAGTGTGTCGGGATTAAGCAGGGCAATTGAAGGGGCAATTACTTCGCCGATTTTCCGTCCGAACATTGAGAATATCAGCAGAGCAATTTCATCTCCCTGTCTGGCCATATCTATCAGGCTGTTGACATCCAGATTTTCAGAAGATGAAATAAAGTTCTTTAGTATTTTCCCTTCAGAAAATCTGGGTCTGACCATATCAATAAGCTGCCTCAGGTTCGGCATATGAGGATAGAGCTCCCCGGCGCTGAAGGATGCTCCCCGGTAGATGTTTCCCTCAAGAATGATTCCTATTCCCAGGCCTACTACATTCATATCAAATTCAATTAACAGGACCAGGAAATTATTCTTGTTTTTCCCCTGCCCGGTCCACTTTTCTCCTATTGCAGCGGCGTTGGCGTTATTTTCAACCAGGATAGGAAACTTAAAACAGTGCTTCAGTTTTTCAAGTAGCTGGAGGTTCAGGTTGAAAAGGACTCCCGACATTACAACTACGCCCCTTAGGTAGTCTACAATACCGGTAAAAGCAATACAGCAGCCCAGAATTTTTTCCTCCTTAACCCCGGAATCTGAAATTATGCTGCTTATTACAAATATTATGCTTTCAACCAGTTCATCCAGGTTACTTGAAACATCTACTTTATAAATATTTTTTTTAACCGCTTCTCCCGTAAGGTCAAGTATAACGGCGGTCATTTCGCCAATTTCAACGTCGATGCCTATTGCGTAAAAGGCATCCGCGTTCAGTTTCCACAGAGCAGGGCGTACGCCTCCTTTTTCAGTTGCCTCGCCCTTGCCTGTACTTACAATGAGCGACCTGGCGGAGAGTTCTTTCAGTATGCTGAAGATGGTGGATTTATTCAGATTAGTAATTCTTATGAGTTCGGAGCTGGATATGACGGAATTTTCCCTTATAACGTTAAGAGTGAGCTTTTCATGGTATCCCTTTACAGCTGCCGGGTCAAGGGTCATGTGTTTTCTTGTTTTCATTTATGTACCCTGGGAAATGACTGAGTCAGTGGGCCGTCCGGACTAACCTGCCCTGTTTTAATATAATGTAAATATTCTGCGGCAGAAATTACAGCCTTAAGGAGGTGAAAAAGGGGTAAAAAAGAATGATACCAATTTTTGGACCTTGATTAACAATCACAAAAAGATAGATTCTAATTGAAGTTAGTTTGTTCGGAGGACAAACCAAAAGATTTTGTGAACAGGAGCAATGAGCAGATGAATGAGGAAAGCTTTATTCCAGGAAATCAAAAGGTTGTCAGAATTATAAACCGGGCAATGATCTTAAATTTAATCCGTACCAAGCAGCCGATACCAAGGACCGAGATTGCCAGGATTACGGGACTGAACAAAAGCACCGTCTCAAGCATCGTATCGGGCCTCCTGCAGGAAAACCTTATCTATGAACAGGCAACCAGCGACCAGAACGTAGGGCGTAATCCGGTTAGCCTATTTCTCAGGAAAAACAGATTTTATGCGGGCGCAATTAATGTAGATCCCGAAACTACCACGCTGGGGGTTGTGGATATTGACGGCACTATTATAGGGACTTCATCCCTCAGAACAGAATATGCCGGGCCGGAACGGTTCATCAGCCGCTGCACGGAAGAGATAAAAAGTCTTTGTCAGGAAAACCGTATTGATGAGCTAGAAGGAATAGGCTTTACAATAGGAGGTATTGTAGAGGACGGCAATTCAATTGCAAGCTATACCCCAAATGGGCGCTGGGAAAACTTTAATGTCAGCCGGGCAATCAGGAGTAACTGGCCGGGGCTCAAAATCGTTTCGGCAGGCAACGAGGCAAAGTCCTGCGCACTGGCTGAGCTGTGGTTCGGCGGCAGTGAGGCAGATCTCTCAAGCTTTGTCTTTGTTTTGGTAGGCCCCGCTATAAGCTCCGGAATTGTTATAGACAACAGGCTCCTTGACGGCGGCTCACAGGCCTCGGGTGAATTCGGTCACATTACCATTGTCGAAGGGGGCGAAGCATGCGAGTGCGGTAACAAGGGCTGCTGGGAAAAATATTCCTCGGACCAGGCAACCATTAAAAGGTATGAAGGAAAATCATCCTCCGGAAAAGTTTCCCTGAATAATAAAGAAATAACCCTGCAGACAATCATCGATTCGGCATTCTTAGGAGAAAAGACTGCCATAAATACGTTGAAAGAAACAGGGTACTATATGGGGCTTGGAATTACAAACATTGTCCGCTCCATTGATCCCAAGGCAGTGATTCTTAGCGGAAGAATTACCCAGGCCTGGGATATTATTTATCCCGAAATGATTAAAGTTGTTAAAGAACGCACATCTTCAGGCAGAGAGAGAAATATTCAGATTCTTCCATCCTCGCTGTCTGAACACTCGGGGCTGC
This genomic stretch from Ignavibacteria bacterium harbors:
- a CDS encoding TonB-dependent receptor; translated protein: MKILYKSGAAIALSTFLILSSFPSVIFSQEPEDTVITENVYVTAKKITELTVESSKNITVISREDIQNAPAGSLQDILGYFAGVDVKKRGPSGVQADLSIRGGSFEQILILVDGVRLSDPQTGHNNLNLPVNLEDVEKIEILKGQASSIYGPNALSGAINIITRKTKGNELLLNASAGEKGYYKGGLSFSYAPGEFSNKVSLSKEKSDGYRYNTAVDVLTVALNSAIQFNSGSGKFSLGLTDKKFGANGFYSDKYPNQWEHLKTVFSSLGLNYALKGVSISPKFYWRSNRDNYLLDYTRPDFYNNLHKTNSYGAEIQSSWSKGIMRILLGGEMGYDDIVSSNLGNHNRRKGGLSLSAVLSPVENLKIAAGGFLYNYDSFGWKYWPGVDLSYHFTENVGIKASIGKSFRIPTFTELYYNSPAQTGNAVLQPEEALSYEAGLYFTGYDISGNVCLFTRKGNNLIDWIRYSPEKPWQAENITKINTSGIDANISINPALIKMGLIIKKLTLGYSYLTSDLKLGNYQSKYILDHLRHQFVASVMHVLPLGLEMNWAFRYENRLNQDEYFITDAKLSCGIREHELFLEASNLFNKYYMDFSGIPMPGRWIIGGVKFKLDLN
- a CDS encoding multidrug effflux MFS transporter, which codes for MENKAHLRIIYVLGFLTAIGPFSIDAYIPGFPSIAKDLATDIEHVTLSLTSYFIGISLGQLFYGPILDRFGRKKPLLAGLFIYMASAIGCAFAPSIYLLIAFRFLLAIGGCVGMVASRAVVRDLFSPHETAKVFSMMMLVMGVAPILAPILGGFIVASAGWRYIFLLLLIVSATMTFVISKYLPETKEADPTVSFHPLKLVQGYFSLFRNRTFLVYAVASGAATAALFSYISDSSFVFIQLFGIPEAYFGWIYGVNALALVSASQFNRLWLSRRTSRQVTIVTIVIQFAVSIILAVCVLMNVYYLVIMLLIFFYLFWLGFLNPNTTALALEPFKKNAGTASAMLGSMQMVFGAAASAFVSLFHTGTALPMAAFMTIFSVLGLLAILYDRVMQSRLKLPSAEVE
- a CDS encoding ROK family protein, which produces MKTRKHMTLDPAAVKGYHEKLTLNVIRENSVISSSELIRITNLNKSTIFSILKELSARSLIVSTGKGEATEKGGVRPALWKLNADAFYAIGIDVEIGEMTAVILDLTGEAVKKNIYKVDVSSNLDELVESIIFVISSIISDSGVKEEKILGCCIAFTGIVDYLRGVVVMSGVLFNLNLQLLEKLKHCFKFPILVENNANAAAIGEKWTGQGKNKNNFLVLLIEFDMNVVGLGIGIILEGNIYRGASFSAGELYPHMPNLRQLIDMVRPRFSEGKILKNFISSSENLDVNSLIDMARQGDEIALLIFSMFGRKIGEVIAPSIALLNPDTLIITGTIAELGEIIINPIENAIQMNVLAVTSNALKIVAGRNRQFSVAVGAASLGLSNFFKLPMSNY
- a CDS encoding ROK family transcriptional regulator; its protein translation is MNRSNEQMNEESFIPGNQKVVRIINRAMILNLIRTKQPIPRTEIARITGLNKSTVSSIVSGLLQENLIYEQATSDQNVGRNPVSLFLRKNRFYAGAINVDPETTTLGVVDIDGTIIGTSSLRTEYAGPERFISRCTEEIKSLCQENRIDELEGIGFTIGGIVEDGNSIASYTPNGRWENFNVSRAIRSNWPGLKIVSAGNEAKSCALAELWFGGSEADLSSFVFVLVGPAISSGIVIDNRLLDGGSQASGEFGHITIVEGGEACECGNKGCWEKYSSDQATIKRYEGKSSSGKVSLNNKEITLQTIIDSAFLGEKTAINTLKETGYYMGLGITNIVRSIDPKAVILSGRITQAWDIIYPEMIKVVKERTSSGRERNIQILPSSLSEHSGLLGAATLVIKEIFDYYRITSE